A single Bacillus mesophilus DNA region contains:
- a CDS encoding L-threonine 3-dehydrogenase: MKKILLTGALGQIGTELTDKLRKTYGTDNVIATDIRENDSHVVKDGLFEILDVTDAAAMAEIAQKHKVDTIIHLAALLSATAEAKPLLAWNLNMGGLVNALEVSREQNCQFFTPSSIGAFGPITPKSLTPQDTIQRPTTMYGVNKVAGELLCDYYYHKFGLDTRGLRFPGLISYVAPPGGGTTDYAVEIYYEAIEKGSYTSYIDKGTYMDMMYMPDALNAIVNLMEADPAKLKHRNSFNVTAMSIEPEMVAAEIRKHIPSFTLDYNVDPVRQSIADSWPDSIDATAAKEEWGFEAEYDLEKMTKDMLTKLEEKKA; the protein is encoded by the coding sequence ATGAAAAAGATATTATTGACCGGTGCATTAGGTCAAATTGGAACCGAATTGACCGATAAATTACGCAAAACCTATGGAACAGACAATGTGATTGCAACAGACATCCGTGAAAATGATAGTCATGTCGTTAAGGATGGTCTTTTTGAAATTTTAGACGTAACCGATGCTGCAGCAATGGCTGAAATCGCTCAAAAGCATAAAGTAGATACAATTATCCATTTAGCAGCTCTTCTTTCTGCAACAGCAGAAGCAAAGCCTTTACTAGCATGGAATTTAAATATGGGTGGTCTCGTTAATGCGTTAGAGGTAAGTAGAGAGCAAAACTGTCAGTTCTTTACGCCAAGCTCGATTGGTGCCTTTGGACCGATTACACCGAAAAGCCTAACACCACAGGACACGATTCAGCGCCCAACGACTATGTATGGTGTAAATAAGGTAGCGGGAGAGCTACTATGTGATTATTACTACCATAAATTCGGGTTAGATACGAGAGGCTTGCGTTTTCCAGGATTAATTTCCTATGTGGCTCCTCCTGGTGGTGGAACGACTGATTACGCGGTTGAAATTTACTATGAGGCAATTGAAAAGGGCTCTTATACATCTTATATCGACAAAGGGACTTATATGGATATGATGTATATGCCAGATGCATTAAATGCGATCGTTAATTTAATGGAAGCTGATCCGGCAAAGCTAAAGCATCGTAATTCGTTCAATGTAACGGCAATGAGCATTGAGCCAGAAATGGTAGCTGCTGAAATTCGTAAGCATATACCGTCATTTACACTTGATTATAATGTGGACCCAGTTCGCCAAAGCATTGCCGATAGCTGGCCAGATTCGATTGACGCGACAGCAGCTAAAGAAGAGTGGGGCTTTGAAGCAGAGTATGATTTAGAAAAAATGACAAAAGATATGTTAACAAAGCTAGAAGAGAAAAAAGCGTAA
- a CDS encoding glycine C-acetyltransferase has protein sequence MSSKTLEAFLNENLEDLKTRGLYNVIDPLESPNGPMITIDGKELINLSSNNYLGLATDDRLKKVATEALERYGAGAGAVRTINGTLKIHVELEEKIAEFKQTEAAIAYQSGFMCNMAAISAVMDKDDAILSDELNHASIIDGCRLSRAKIIRVNHSDMEDLRAKAKEAKESGLYKKIMIITDGVFSMDGDVAKLPEIVQIAEEFDIMTYVDDAHGSGVLGKGAGTVKHFGLQDKVDFQIGTLSKAIGVVGGYVAGKKNLIDWLKVRSRPFLFSTSLTPADVAASKRAIEILQESTELHDKLWENGDYLKKGLKSLGFNIGNSETPITPCIIGEEALTQQFSKRLYEEGVYAKSIVFPTVPRGTGRVRNMPTAAHTKEMLDEAIAIYEKVGKEMGII, from the coding sequence ATGTCCAGTAAAACACTAGAAGCATTTTTAAATGAAAACCTAGAAGATTTAAAAACCAGAGGGTTATATAATGTGATTGATCCTTTAGAGAGTCCAAATGGACCGATGATTACGATTGACGGAAAAGAGTTAATCAATTTATCTTCTAACAATTATTTAGGATTAGCTACTGACGACAGGTTAAAGAAAGTAGCTACAGAAGCATTAGAGCGTTACGGTGCAGGAGCAGGAGCAGTACGTACGATCAATGGAACATTAAAAATCCACGTTGAGCTTGAAGAGAAGATTGCTGAATTCAAGCAAACTGAAGCAGCTATTGCTTATCAGTCTGGGTTTATGTGTAACATGGCAGCCATTTCAGCTGTAATGGATAAAGATGATGCGATTCTATCCGATGAACTAAATCATGCTTCAATCATTGATGGTTGTCGTTTATCTAGAGCGAAGATCATCCGCGTTAATCACTCTGATATGGAAGATTTACGTGCAAAAGCGAAAGAAGCTAAAGAATCTGGTCTATATAAGAAAATCATGATCATTACTGATGGTGTGTTCTCAATGGATGGAGATGTAGCAAAGTTACCTGAAATTGTACAAATTGCTGAGGAATTTGACATTATGACGTATGTAGATGATGCTCACGGTTCTGGTGTACTAGGAAAAGGTGCAGGAACAGTAAAGCACTTCGGACTTCAAGACAAGGTTGATTTTCAAATTGGAACCCTTTCAAAGGCAATTGGAGTTGTTGGAGGGTATGTGGCAGGAAAGAAAAACTTAATTGATTGGTTAAAAGTTCGTAGCCGTCCATTCTTATTTTCAACCTCACTTACTCCTGCAGATGTTGCTGCTAGCAAAAGAGCGATTGAGATTCTTCAGGAAAGCACAGAGCTGCATGATAAGCTTTGGGAGAATGGTGACTATTTAAAGAAGGGCTTGAAGAGCTTAGGCTTTAACATCGGAAATAGTGAAACACCGATTACTCCTTGTATTATTGGTGAAGAGGCATTAACACAGCAATTCAGTAAGCGTTTATATGAAGAAGGTGTCTACGCGAAATCAATCGTATTCCCGACAGTACCTCGTGGAACAGGCCGAGTTCGTAATATGCCAACTGCAGCGCACACTAAGGAAATGCTTGACGAAGCAATTGCGATCTATGAAAAAGTTGGCAAAGAGATGGGGATTATTTAA
- a CDS encoding DUF3052 domain-containing protein produces the protein MELHPILKKLQIKTQDKPVLILNEPKEYEEVISAFEATVHTEIKEEAYSFVQVFGTTNETIKELAIKGVAVLEENGLMWLCYPKKSSKTYKGSDCSRETVASLLSDQGFEPVRQVAIDEDWSALRFRTVEQIKSMTRKFAVTVEGKERTKEL, from the coding sequence ATGGAATTACATCCTATTTTAAAGAAGCTACAGATTAAAACGCAGGATAAGCCAGTTCTTATTTTAAACGAACCAAAGGAATATGAAGAAGTCATCTCTGCTTTTGAAGCGACTGTACATACTGAGATTAAAGAGGAAGCCTATTCTTTTGTACAAGTGTTTGGTACCACTAATGAGACAATCAAGGAGTTAGCAATTAAGGGAGTAGCTGTTCTTGAAGAGAATGGTCTAATGTGGCTATGTTATCCTAAGAAATCCTCGAAAACATATAAGGGTTCTGATTGTAGCCGTGAGACTGTTGCGAGTCTACTTTCAGATCAAGGGTTTGAGCCTGTTAGGCAGGTAGCCATTGATGAAGATTGGTCTGCACTCCGGTTTAGGACTGTTGAGCAAATAAAGTCAATGACTAGAAAGTTTGCTGTTACTGTAGAGGGAAAAGAACGAACGAAGGAGTTATAA
- a CDS encoding class I SAM-dependent methyltransferase — translation MSTYIEDTLVRLSQSLEAITPYRFVKSTALLLQGIEVESDYQYVEVQWDLFDNISSYFEEYMTTPVQRTATHAEFAMVYEGGVIQVSCQFNTTVRTDPYHIHVIRDGHEIWVESLYAHLFRDKKYEKVVRQYLSDLQEKLTHQNKLAWNQDQYDALVERYGEPERTAQKIEENPEWRLHPFYRHLGNVNEKKVVHLLGSNGIKGVALSLLGADVTVVDFSKENAEYAKALAKEAGVALDYIESDVFSLPEASVKDTADIILMELGVLHYFMDLQPLFHKIKMFLKKGGIFLLHEFHPISTKLITSSGKKHRVTGNYFSPLVESGQVAFSKHMGEQQEQLVKVSQRKWTIGEVITMLGQEGLMIRTLEEEPNHKVHDIGLPKTYTIVVEKI, via the coding sequence TTGAGTACATACATAGAAGATACGTTAGTAAGGTTGAGTCAAAGCTTAGAAGCTATTACACCCTATAGATTCGTAAAGTCCACTGCTTTACTACTACAAGGAATTGAAGTGGAGTCAGATTATCAGTATGTGGAGGTTCAATGGGATCTATTTGATAATATTAGTTCTTATTTTGAAGAGTATATGACTACACCTGTTCAGCGAACAGCTACCCATGCAGAGTTTGCGATGGTGTATGAGGGGGGTGTGATTCAAGTTTCTTGTCAGTTTAATACGACGGTCAGAACGGATCCATATCATATTCATGTAATAAGAGATGGCCATGAGATCTGGGTCGAATCTCTTTATGCCCATTTATTTAGAGATAAGAAATATGAAAAGGTAGTTCGACAATATTTATCAGACCTTCAGGAAAAGTTAACACATCAAAATAAACTTGCTTGGAATCAGGATCAATATGATGCATTAGTTGAACGCTATGGTGAGCCAGAGAGAACAGCCCAAAAGATTGAAGAAAATCCAGAATGGCGTTTACATCCCTTTTACCGTCATCTTGGCAATGTGAATGAAAAGAAAGTGGTTCACTTACTAGGTTCTAATGGAATTAAAGGGGTAGCTCTTTCTTTGTTAGGTGCAGACGTTACAGTTGTTGATTTTTCTAAGGAAAATGCAGAATATGCCAAGGCTTTGGCAAAAGAAGCGGGAGTAGCTTTGGACTATATCGAGTCGGATGTTTTCTCGCTACCAGAAGCTAGTGTAAAGGACACTGCAGATATTATCTTAATGGAGCTCGGCGTTCTTCATTATTTTATGGACCTTCAGCCACTGTTTCATAAAATTAAAATGTTCTTGAAAAAAGGCGGGATTTTTCTTTTACACGAGTTTCATCCTATTTCCACAAAGCTCATTACATCATCAGGGAAAAAGCATAGAGTGACTGGAAACTACTTTTCACCACTAGTAGAAAGTGGACAAGTTGCTTTTTCTAAGCATATGGGAGAGCAGCAGGAACAGCTAGTAAAGGTATCACAACGCAAATGGACGATTGGTGAAGTCATTACGATGCTAGGACAAGAGGGCCTAATGATTAGAACATTAGAAGAGGAACCGAACCATAAAGTTCACGATATCGGTCTACCTAAAACCTATACGATTGTAGTAGAGAAAATTTAA
- a CDS encoding FAD-dependent oxidoreductase, producing MSWENKLPQFPEPFWRDTTKLPSFPKLTKDIKVDVAIVGGGISGITTAYQLTKQGLNVVLIEAGRLLNGVTGHTTAKITAQHDIIYDELISHMGEEKARQYYEANTEALQFIKRTAREQHIDCDFIEDDAYVYTNSDEKLSKLDKEAAAYNRLNISGGLVSSMPLDIEMKSAIVMKNQAQYHPLKFQKALVQKIVDAGGTIYEHTTATDVETGTQPVVTTREGHKITCDYLVAGSHFPFYDKGFYFARMYQERSYLLAIKTKKEYPGGMYLSAETPKRSLRYTSFNGEKLVIVAGEKHKTGHGVNTMKHYEHLSMFGDELFGIEEIVNRWSAQDITTLDKVPYIGAMTKDLPNIFVATGYRKWGMTNGTAAGLLLSDLILKKDNPYEQLFTPSRFYADPSIKNLITQNADVAGHFVAGKVGMVHKKIEELQNDEGAVVKVNGKRAGCYKDMNGKIYTVDTTCTHLGCEVEWNNGERTWDCPCHGSRFSYDGTVVEGPANQPLKKVDLE from the coding sequence ATGAGTTGGGAAAACAAACTTCCTCAATTTCCAGAGCCATTTTGGCGTGATACTACAAAATTACCAAGCTTTCCAAAGCTTACAAAGGATATAAAGGTTGATGTCGCTATTGTGGGTGGTGGAATTTCTGGCATTACGACAGCCTATCAGCTGACTAAGCAAGGTTTAAACGTCGTGCTTATTGAGGCTGGAAGACTTCTTAATGGAGTCACCGGACATACCACCGCTAAAATTACCGCTCAGCATGACATTATTTATGATGAACTCATTAGTCATATGGGTGAAGAAAAGGCTAGACAGTATTATGAAGCGAATACCGAAGCCCTTCAATTTATAAAGAGAACCGCTAGAGAACAGCATATTGATTGTGACTTTATTGAGGATGACGCTTATGTGTATACCAATTCAGATGAGAAATTATCAAAACTAGATAAAGAGGCAGCTGCTTATAATCGATTAAACATTTCAGGTGGACTGGTTTCTTCCATGCCACTTGATATCGAAATGAAGTCCGCCATTGTAATGAAAAATCAAGCACAGTATCATCCGTTGAAATTTCAAAAGGCATTAGTTCAAAAGATTGTAGATGCAGGTGGAACCATCTATGAACATACCACAGCTACTGACGTAGAAACTGGAACACAGCCTGTCGTTACAACAAGAGAAGGTCATAAAATCACCTGTGATTATTTAGTTGCAGGCTCTCATTTTCCTTTTTATGATAAGGGCTTCTACTTTGCACGTATGTACCAAGAACGTTCTTACTTGCTTGCTATAAAAACGAAGAAGGAATATCCTGGCGGCATGTATCTAAGTGCCGAAACACCTAAGCGCTCGCTTCGTTATACATCTTTTAATGGAGAAAAGCTTGTGATTGTTGCTGGAGAAAAGCACAAAACTGGACATGGAGTCAATACCATGAAGCATTATGAGCACTTATCAATGTTTGGCGATGAGTTATTTGGAATAGAAGAGATTGTGAACCGTTGGTCTGCACAGGATATCACTACTTTGGATAAGGTTCCTTATATCGGAGCCATGACAAAGGATCTTCCTAATATTTTTGTGGCTACTGGTTATCGTAAGTGGGGAATGACAAACGGGACGGCAGCAGGTTTACTATTGAGTGACTTAATTCTAAAAAAGGATAACCCATATGAACAGTTATTTACCCCTTCTCGCTTTTATGCGGATCCTTCCATAAAGAATCTTATTACACAAAATGCCGATGTAGCTGGACATTTTGTGGCTGGAAAAGTTGGCATGGTTCACAAAAAGATTGAAGAGCTCCAAAACGATGAAGGCGCAGTAGTAAAGGTAAATGGTAAGCGAGCAGGCTGCTATAAGGATATGAACGGAAAAATTTATACAGTTGATACGACATGTACGCATTTGGGTTGTGAGGTTGAATGGAATAATGGTGAACGTACTTGGGATTGTCCATGTCATGGTTCAAGATTTTCATATGACGGGACAGTTGTAGAAGGACCAGCCAATCAGCCATTAAAGAAAGTGGATTTAGAATAA
- a CDS encoding peptidoglycan-binding domain-containing protein → MADDTPSVRGVSVELPLGIGDEGQFVREVQQELIQAGFPLPRFGADGVYGEETETAVMRFQRRYGLVVDGLVGPNTLRKLNDVLGSSNPSNEFPLANGILRSGDEGTGVRQLQRVLKQVNFDPGAIDGIYGPKTADAVRRFQSMYAALATDSIYGPNTRRYLRMELADQS, encoded by the coding sequence ATGGCCGACGATACTCCATCAGTTAGAGGGGTTTCAGTTGAACTACCGTTAGGAATAGGCGATGAAGGACAGTTTGTCCGCGAAGTGCAGCAGGAACTCATTCAAGCTGGCTTCCCACTTCCACGTTTTGGTGCAGATGGAGTGTACGGAGAGGAAACAGAAACTGCTGTCATGAGATTTCAACGTCGATATGGCTTAGTAGTCGATGGCCTTGTAGGTCCCAATACCCTTAGAAAGCTTAACGATGTGTTAGGATCTAGCAATCCATCAAATGAATTTCCTCTAGCGAATGGAATTCTACGCTCCGGTGATGAAGGTACAGGAGTTAGACAGTTACAGAGAGTATTAAAGCAGGTTAATTTTGATCCAGGTGCCATTGATGGTATTTATGGACCTAAAACCGCGGATGCAGTTCGACGTTTTCAATCGATGTATGCAGCGCTAGCAACAGATAGTATATATGGACCTAATACTAGACGATATTTACGAATGGAATTAGCAGATCAATCTTAA
- a CDS encoding glycine betaine uptake BCCT transporter, with protein sequence MRKGNLGPVFFISMVVITLFVLWGIIAPENLAEQSSNALSFITVSFGWFYLFATFVFLAFAIYLAFGPFGKIKLGEDDEEPEYNYFTWFAMLFSAGMGIGLVFWGVAEPIYHFITPALSSVEGGTPEAARLALRYTFFHWGLHPWAIYTIVALALAYAQFRKGESGLISSTFKPILGDRVHGPIGKGIDTLATIATAFGVATSLGLGTLQINGGLSYVLGLPNSIPVQMMIILVVTILYMLSATTGLNKGIRYLSNLNLGLAIGLLLFVIIVGPTSFIIDAFTTTIGDYLDNIIPMSFRLTPFTQSTWVGAWTIFYWAWWIAWAPFVGTFIARVSRGRTIKEFVLGVLLVPTVFGAIWFSAFGGSAIFFDLFEQRGISEAVNNDVTTALFITLEQFPLSAIVGTLATLLIITFFVTSADSATFVLGMLTSNGVLNPATSTKLIWGVLQSSIAAVLLWSGGLNGLQTASIVAALPFAVVVLFMVVSLNKALNQEVREQRRKERRRIKKLEELLKESESS encoded by the coding sequence ATGAGAAAAGGGAATTTAGGGCCTGTATTTTTTATCTCTATGGTGGTGATTACCTTATTTGTGTTATGGGGAATCATCGCACCTGAAAACTTAGCGGAACAGTCATCTAATGCTTTAAGCTTTATCACTGTCTCGTTTGGTTGGTTTTATTTATTTGCTACCTTTGTCTTTTTAGCCTTCGCCATCTACCTGGCTTTTGGACCGTTTGGGAAAATTAAGCTTGGTGAAGATGATGAGGAACCTGAGTACAATTATTTCACATGGTTTGCGATGTTGTTTTCTGCAGGAATGGGGATTGGACTTGTATTCTGGGGAGTCGCAGAGCCCATTTATCATTTTATTACGCCTGCCCTAAGCAGCGTAGAAGGTGGGACTCCAGAAGCAGCTAGATTAGCGTTGCGTTACACCTTTTTCCACTGGGGCCTTCACCCATGGGCTATTTACACGATTGTTGCTTTAGCACTTGCATATGCTCAATTTCGTAAAGGTGAATCTGGTTTAATTAGTTCAACCTTCAAGCCTATACTAGGTGACAGGGTGCACGGTCCAATTGGTAAAGGGATTGACACTTTAGCAACCATTGCGACAGCCTTTGGAGTAGCAACCTCTTTAGGTTTAGGTACCTTACAAATAAACGGCGGCTTATCATATGTACTAGGGCTTCCAAACTCGATTCCGGTTCAAATGATGATCATTTTAGTCGTAACCATTTTATATATGCTCTCTGCAACAACTGGTTTGAATAAAGGAATTCGCTATCTAAGCAATTTAAACTTGGGACTAGCTATTGGTTTATTACTTTTCGTCATCATTGTTGGACCGACATCTTTTATCATTGATGCGTTTACTACAACCATTGGTGATTACTTGGATAATATTATTCCGATGAGTTTTAGGCTAACCCCCTTCACTCAAAGTACATGGGTTGGTGCGTGGACCATCTTTTATTGGGCTTGGTGGATCGCTTGGGCACCGTTTGTCGGTACATTTATTGCTCGCGTTTCGAGAGGAAGAACCATCAAGGAATTTGTACTCGGTGTATTACTAGTTCCAACTGTATTTGGAGCCATTTGGTTCTCAGCATTTGGAGGCTCAGCGATCTTTTTTGATCTATTTGAACAGCGTGGTATTTCCGAGGCTGTGAACAATGATGTCACCACGGCATTATTTATTACATTAGAACAGTTTCCGTTGTCAGCCATTGTTGGAACACTGGCCACTCTACTCATTATTACATTCTTTGTCACTTCCGCAGATTCCGCTACATTTGTATTAGGAATGCTTACTTCAAATGGTGTGTTAAATCCAGCCACTTCTACAAAGTTAATCTGGGGAGTTTTACAATCCTCGATTGCAGCCGTCTTACTGTGGAGTGGTGGACTAAATGGATTACAAACTGCCTCCATCGTGGCAGCACTCCCCTTTGCTGTCGTAGTCTTATTTATGGTCGTTTCCTTAAATAAGGCATTGAACCAAGAGGTACGGGAGCAAAGAAGAAAAGAACGAAGAAGAATTAAAAAGCTTGAAGAGCTGCTGAAAGAGTCGGAAAGTAGTTGA
- a CDS encoding ABC-F family ATP-binding cassette domain-containing protein, with amino-acid sequence MSLLTVEGLGHSFGDRTLFKDVSFRLLAGEHIGLVGANGVGKSTLMNILTGEIVYDTGRVEWLPTVQYGYLDQHTVLTKGKSIRDILSDAFLPLYEKEKELNEVTEKMATATPEELEELLERMSEIQDRLEAGGFYMLDIKIEETARGLGLDAIGLDRDVSALSGGQRTKVLLAKLLLEQPEVLLLDEPTNYLDVEHIRWLIGYLREYPNAFLLISHDTEFMNQVTGVIFHLEFSKLTRYTATYEKFLELAEINKNQHINAYEKQKDFIKKQEDFIAKNKARYSTTGRAKSRQKQLDRMERIDRPETSLKPTFDFKESRGSSRYVFEGEDLEIGYTFPLLPKLSMTIERGEKIAIVGCNGVGKSTLLKTILGKIKPLSGKAIQGDFLFPSYFEQEVKAENVTPIDEIWNAFPSMDQHQVRAALAKCGLKNEHISRPLSQLSGGEQAKVRLCKLLMNESNWLLFDEPTNHLDVVAKEELRRALKAYKGTVVLVCHEPDFYEDWITKVWDVEEWAQESVTK; translated from the coding sequence ATGAGCTTATTAACAGTTGAAGGTTTAGGACATAGCTTTGGTGATCGTACGTTATTTAAGGATGTTTCCTTCCGTCTATTAGCTGGTGAACATATTGGATTAGTCGGTGCTAATGGAGTCGGAAAATCTACATTAATGAATATTTTAACAGGTGAAATTGTTTATGATACAGGTCGTGTGGAATGGTTACCTACTGTTCAATATGGCTATTTAGATCAACACACCGTTTTAACAAAAGGAAAATCGATTCGCGATATATTAAGTGATGCTTTCTTACCTTTATATGAAAAGGAAAAGGAGCTTAACGAAGTAACAGAGAAAATGGCAACCGCCACTCCTGAAGAACTAGAGGAACTATTAGAACGAATGTCAGAAATTCAGGACCGCCTAGAAGCTGGCGGCTTTTATATGCTAGATATTAAGATTGAGGAAACAGCGCGAGGACTTGGGTTAGATGCAATCGGCCTCGACCGTGATGTATCGGCTCTAAGTGGTGGTCAGCGTACAAAGGTACTGCTTGCCAAGCTTTTACTAGAACAGCCAGAGGTACTATTACTAGATGAGCCTACAAACTATTTAGATGTAGAGCATATTCGCTGGTTAATTGGATATTTGAGAGAATACCCAAATGCATTTCTATTAATTTCCCATGATACCGAGTTTATGAATCAAGTAACTGGAGTTATTTTCCACCTCGAGTTCAGTAAGCTGACTCGTTATACTGCAACGTATGAAAAGTTTTTAGAGCTTGCTGAAATTAATAAGAATCAACACATCAATGCTTATGAGAAGCAAAAAGATTTCATTAAGAAACAGGAAGACTTTATTGCTAAAAATAAAGCACGTTATTCTACAACGGGACGTGCTAAAAGTAGACAAAAGCAGCTTGATCGAATGGAAAGAATTGATCGACCAGAAACTTCTTTGAAACCAACGTTTGATTTTAAAGAGTCTCGTGGTAGTAGCCGCTATGTTTTTGAAGGTGAAGATTTAGAAATCGGCTATACATTCCCGCTTCTTCCTAAGCTCTCAATGACGATTGAGCGCGGTGAAAAAATTGCGATAGTCGGCTGTAACGGAGTCGGTAAATCAACGTTACTTAAGACTATCTTAGGTAAAATCAAGCCTTTAAGTGGAAAAGCTATTCAAGGCGATTTCTTGTTTCCATCATACTTTGAACAAGAAGTGAAAGCAGAAAATGTTACTCCTATTGATGAAATATGGAATGCATTCCCTAGCATGGATCAGCACCAAGTTCGTGCTGCGCTTGCTAAATGTGGACTGAAAAATGAACATATCTCGCGCCCACTAAGTCAACTAAGTGGTGGAGAGCAAGCAAAGGTCCGTTTATGTAAGCTGTTAATGAATGAAAGCAACTGGCTATTATTTGACGAGCCAACTAACCATTTAGATGTAGTAGCGAAGGAAGAACTAAGGCGTGCACTAAAAGCTTACAAAGGTACTGTTGTCCTTGTTTGTCACGAACCTGATTTCTATGAAGATTGGATCACGAAGGTTTGGGATGTAGAAGAATGGGCGCAGGAAAGTGTAACGAAATAA